DNA sequence from the Bradyrhizobium sp. CIAT3101 genome:
GGCGCCGGCCACATCACGGTCACCGCTTCGACATTGTCCGATTTGGAGAAGTCGAACCGCGGCGGCACGCCTGAATCGCCCGGCATGCGCCAATAGGTCTTCCAGCCGGGTTGCAGCTGGAACGCGATACCGCCGAGCAGGACCGCGCCGCTACGCGATCCCGCGAGCAATCGCACCGCGGAATGTCCGTCGCGCTGCCACAGTGAAGCGTCGTCGGCGTGGGCGCCCATCGCCATTAACGACGCAAGCAAGGTTGTCGCGACGCCAATCGCCGCTTGCAGGGGAACTCTTGTCAGCATGGCACGTCTTTACAGGGTCGTTTCGGGGCAAACCATTGAATTGCTTGTGATGGATGCAATTGAATCAGGTCTCTGCAAGCCTTGATTTGACAGCGGCCCGGCCCGACATCAGGATAGGAATTGAAACCGGAGTGCTTCATCCATGGCTCCCACAGGCAAGAGGACGGGCGAAAGCACCCGCAGCGGGCTCCCCAGTTCGGCCGGTTATCTCGACGGCCGGCTCCTGATCGCGATGCCTGTCATGGGCGACTCCCGCTTCGAGCGCTCGGTGATCTATCTTTGCGCGCATTCGGCCGAGGGCGCGATGGGCATCATCGTCAATCATCCGGCCGGCAGCATCGATTTCCCGGAACTGCTCGAGCAGCTTGGCATCGTCAAGAAGGGCGAGCACATCAAGCTGCCCCAGAATGCCGAAAGCATGAAGGTGCTGGCCGGCGGCCCGGTCGACACCGGTCGCGGCTTCGTGCTGCATTCCAGCGACTTCTACATCGAGCACGCGACGCTGCGGATCGACGACGGCGTCTGCCTCACCGCGACCGTCGACATCCTGCGCGCGATCGCCAACGGCTCCGGCCCCAAGCACGCCATCCTCGCGCTCGGCTATGCCGGCTGGGCGCCAGGCCAGCTCGAGACCGAGATCCAGAGCAATGGCTGGCTGCATTGCGATGCCGATGCGGATCTGATCTTCGGCGACGACGTCGACGAGAAATACGGCCGCGCGCTGCGCAAGATCGGGATTGATCCCGGCATGCTGTCGAACGAGGCGGGGCACGCGTAGCGGATCGCTGCGCTCTCCCCTGTCATGCCCCGGCTTGACCGGGGCATCCAGTACGCTGCGGCCCATCGCCTCCATCACAACCGTCTCGGAGTACTGGATCGCCCGGTCAAGCCGGGCGATGACACCAGTTGCTGAGCAGCGCTTCGCTTGTCCGGGACGACAGCGGAATGTGCCGCACCTACTCCGCCGCCTGCTGCTGCACCGTCGGCTCGGTCCCCGCCACCGTCGCCCTTCGCATGTCGCGGGGTTGGGACTGGTCGTAGCGGCGGACGCGGTGCATGGTCTGGCGGTTGTCCCACATCACGAGGTCATGCAGCTTCCATTTGTGGACGTAGACGAATTCCGCGTTCGTCGCGTGCTCGTTGAGATCGCGCAGCAACAGCCGCCCCTCCGGCACGCTCATGCTGACGATCTTGCCGGCATGCGACGAGAGATACAGCGACTTGCGGCGATGCACCGGATGCGTCCGCACCAGCCGCTGCAGCACCGGCTTGAACATGGCCTTCTCGTCGTCGGTATATTCGGTGAAGCCGAGCGAGCCGCGCGAATACATCAGCGAATGCTCGCAGACGAGATCGTCGATCTCGGCCTTGGTCTCGTCATCGAGTGCGTCATAGGCCGCGCGCATGTCGGCGAATTCGGTGTTGCCGCCCTTCGGGTTCACCACGCGCGCCGACAGCAGCGAGAATTTGGCCGGGATCGGGCGGAACGAGCTGTCGGAATGCCACAGGCAGTTGCCGAGGTTGAACAGATGCGTGCGGCTGTCCTTGGCGAGCGGCTTGCCGTCCTTGCCGAGATTGGAGACGTCGTTGAGGCCGGACTGGAGCCGGTAGTCCTTTTCCTTCGTCACCGTGCCGCCGCGTGCATCCTCGCGCTGACCGAAATTCAGCGCGAAGGCCATCTGCTGCTCGTCGGTAATGTCCTGGTCGTGGAAGACGAGCACCGCGTATGTGTCCATGGCAGACTCGACTTCGCGGGCCTCATCCGGTGTGAGCGGCTTCCGCAGGTCGAGGCCGGAAACCTCGCCGACAAAATGCTTCTGAAGCTGCCGGATGGCGATCGTCATGGCGTCTCTCCCGCAAACCGCGAGCGGTTGGTCCCGCTCTGTCGATGAAAAAGCTACTCCCGCACCCGTCGTTGTCAACGCTCGCCGCGCATGGCTCTCACGCGTTGCGCGCCATCAACCCGCCGTCGACGGGAATGACCGCACCCGTCAGGAACGACGCCGCCGGCAGGCACAGGCTCAGCGTCATATGTGCGACCTCCTCGGGATCGCCGTAACGACCGAGTGCGGTGCGGCGCTTGGCGTAAATTGTCTTGTGCTCCTCGGAGATCCGGTCGGTGATGGCGGTGCGGATCGGCCCCGGGCAGATGCAGTTGACGGTTATGCCTTCGCGGCCGAGCTCGACCGCGAGCGAGCGGGTGAGGCTGGCGACACCGCCCTTCGCCGCTGAATAGGGACTGTGCAATGCGGTGGCGCCAAGCGCTTCGGTCGACGCGATGTTGACGATGCGCGGGCTGTTCGACTTGCGCAAGTGAGGCAATGCGGCGCGGATGATGCGCGGATGCGCCGTCAGCATCACCGCGATGCCCTTGGCCCAGGCGTCTTCGTAAGCCTCGTCGTCGATCGCGACGCGGACGGAGATGCCGGCATTGTTGACGACGACGTCGAGCCCGCCGAAATGTGCGGCGACATCGTCGACCACGCGCCTGATCTCGCCGCCGTCGGAGACATCGAGCTTCCACGCCTTCGCCGAGCCACCGCTCGCTGCGATCTCCTTCGCGATCGCCTGTGCGCCTTGCTCGTCATAGTCGGTCGCGGCGACATTCGCGCCCTCAGTGGCGAACACGCGCGCAGTCGCGCGCCCCATGCCGCTGGCTGCGCCGGTGACGAGAACGGTCAGGCCCTTCACGGAGCGGCTGAGCTGCTTGAATTCGGACATGCTGTTTCCTCGCGTCTCTTGTTTCTTGTTATGAGATTGACAAGGCTGGCATCGATCCGCAGACAGGTCAAACAAGCAAAACAAAAGGGGAGGCCGCGATGGCAAACGAGCTCGATTTCTCCGGCAAGCAGGTGCTGGTCGTCGGTGGTTCCAGCGGTATCGGCAACGGCATCGCGCAAGCCTTTCGCGCGAGAGGCGCGGCCGTCGCGGTTTGCGGCACGCGCGCTCGTGCGACGGAATATTCGGTAGAGGAAGGCTCTGATCTCAGCGGCCTGGCCTACGCGCAGCTCGATGTCAGCAACCCCAGTGCGATCGAAGCGTTCAAGCCGCCCTTCGACAAGCTCGACATTCTGGTGCTGGCGCAAGGTGCTGTGATCTATCGCCGCGGCGAGTTCGAGATGGCGGGCTTCCGCAAGGTCGTCGAGGTCAACCTGATGAGCCTGATGGCGTGCGCGACGCGCTTTCATTCCATGTTGCGGGACTCCAAGGGCGCGCTGATCATGGTGTCCTCGACCGCCGCCTATCATTCCACCATGGGCAATCCCGCCTACAACGCCTCGAAGACCGGCGCGGTCGGATTGACGCGGACTTTGGGAGAGGCGTGGGCTGAGGATGGCATTCGCGTCAACGGCATCGCGCCCGGTCTGGTCGACACCAAGATGACGAAGGTGACAACCGATAATCCCAAGCGGCTCGAAGGTGCACTTTTGCGCATTCCGCTGCGGCGATTGGGCACGCCGGCCGACATGGCGGGCGCGGCGCTGTTCCTGGCCTCGCCGCTGTCGTCCTACATCATCGGCCAGACACTGGTCGTCGATGGCGGGCTTATTCTCTAAGCCGCACTGGAACTGCGCTGCTCCTGATCGGTTACTCCGGCAGACCCCCGAGGAGGAGCATCATGGACAAGGACAGGATCGTCGGATCGGCCAAGGAATTCGCCGGAC
Encoded proteins:
- a CDS encoding YqgE/AlgH family protein, with translation MAPTGKRTGESTRSGLPSSAGYLDGRLLIAMPVMGDSRFERSVIYLCAHSAEGAMGIIVNHPAGSIDFPELLEQLGIVKKGEHIKLPQNAESMKVLAGGPVDTGRGFVLHSSDFYIEHATLRIDDGVCLTATVDILRAIANGSGPKHAILALGYAGWAPGQLETEIQSNGWLHCDADADLIFGDDVDEKYGRALRKIGIDPGMLSNEAGHA
- a CDS encoding TauD/TfdA family dioxygenase, with amino-acid sequence MTIAIRQLQKHFVGEVSGLDLRKPLTPDEAREVESAMDTYAVLVFHDQDITDEQQMAFALNFGQREDARGGTVTKEKDYRLQSGLNDVSNLGKDGKPLAKDSRTHLFNLGNCLWHSDSSFRPIPAKFSLLSARVVNPKGGNTEFADMRAAYDALDDETKAEIDDLVCEHSLMYSRGSLGFTEYTDDEKAMFKPVLQRLVRTHPVHRRKSLYLSSHAGKIVSMSVPEGRLLLRDLNEHATNAEFVYVHKWKLHDLVMWDNRQTMHRVRRYDQSQPRDMRRATVAGTEPTVQQQAAE
- a CDS encoding SDR family NAD(P)-dependent oxidoreductase, which codes for MSEFKQLSRSVKGLTVLVTGAASGMGRATARVFATEGANVAATDYDEQGAQAIAKEIAASGGSAKAWKLDVSDGGEIRRVVDDVAAHFGGLDVVVNNAGISVRVAIDDEAYEDAWAKGIAVMLTAHPRIIRAALPHLRKSNSPRIVNIASTEALGATALHSPYSAAKGGVASLTRSLAVELGREGITVNCICPGPIRTAITDRISEEHKTIYAKRRTALGRYGDPEEVAHMTLSLCLPAASFLTGAVIPVDGGLMARNA
- a CDS encoding SDR family oxidoreductase translates to MANELDFSGKQVLVVGGSSGIGNGIAQAFRARGAAVAVCGTRARATEYSVEEGSDLSGLAYAQLDVSNPSAIEAFKPPFDKLDILVLAQGAVIYRRGEFEMAGFRKVVEVNLMSLMACATRFHSMLRDSKGALIMVSSTAAYHSTMGNPAYNASKTGAVGLTRTLGEAWAEDGIRVNGIAPGLVDTKMTKVTTDNPKRLEGALLRIPLRRLGTPADMAGAALFLASPLSSYIIGQTLVVDGGLIL